In Hoeflea ulvae, one genomic interval encodes:
- a CDS encoding multidrug effflux MFS transporter, whose protein sequence is MSGPTAATASPPATIGSISRPHFIAIIASMMALNAVAIDIMLAAFPNIGASYGITDPNRIQFVLLSYIIGFGLAQLFFGPISDRYGRRAPLFAGIALYATCAVAGAFAPSFEFLLVARFLQGIGAAATRVIAISVVRDTHSGRGMASTMSLVMMVFMVVPVFAPMIGQVMILFGDWHLIFLFMALVSLLVGGWAMQRLPETLKEENRRPLTARSIGQAFAIVLSNRVSLFYTLATSFFFGSLFGFLNVAQPIYVEIYQLGTYFPLAFAAVAIIMAGSAFLNSRLVGRFGQRRLSHGALIGYFGFAALLAGLAAMGPVPFWLFYGISILMMPLFGFVGSNFNSIAMEPLGAIAGTASSTLGFAQTVLGGIVGALIGQAYDGTVFPLAAGYAAVSALSLLMVLIAEKGRLFGVGMPD, encoded by the coding sequence ATGAGCGGACCAACAGCTGCCACCGCAAGCCCACCTGCGACCATCGGGAGCATCAGCCGGCCGCATTTCATCGCCATCATCGCCTCGATGATGGCGCTCAATGCGGTCGCGATCGACATCATGCTGGCGGCCTTTCCCAATATCGGCGCCAGCTACGGCATCACCGATCCCAACCGCATCCAGTTTGTGCTGTTGTCCTATATTATCGGTTTCGGCCTGGCGCAGCTGTTCTTCGGGCCGATCTCCGACCGCTATGGCAGGCGCGCGCCGCTGTTTGCCGGAATAGCTCTTTACGCCACCTGCGCCGTTGCCGGAGCTTTCGCGCCGAGCTTCGAGTTCCTGCTGGTTGCCCGCTTCCTGCAGGGCATTGGCGCCGCCGCCACCCGAGTCATCGCCATCTCGGTGGTGCGCGACACCCATTCCGGCCGGGGCATGGCCTCGACCATGTCGCTGGTGATGATGGTGTTCATGGTGGTGCCGGTCTTCGCCCCGATGATCGGCCAGGTGATGATCCTGTTTGGCGACTGGCACCTCATCTTCCTGTTCATGGCGCTGGTGTCGCTGCTGGTCGGCGGCTGGGCCATGCAGCGTCTGCCCGAGACCCTGAAAGAGGAAAACCGCAGGCCGCTGACCGCCAGGAGCATCGGCCAGGCCTTTGCCATCGTCCTGTCCAACCGCGTTTCGCTGTTCTACACTTTGGCGACCAGCTTCTTTTTCGGCTCGCTGTTCGGCTTTCTGAATGTGGCGCAGCCGATCTATGTCGAGATCTACCAGCTCGGGACCTATTTCCCCCTGGCCTTTGCCGCCGTTGCCATCATCATGGCGGGCTCGGCCTTTCTCAACTCGCGCCTGGTCGGGCGTTTCGGCCAGCGGCGGCTCTCCCATGGCGCCCTGATCGGCTATTTCGGCTTTGCGGCGCTGCTCGCGGGACTGGCGGCCATGGGGCCTGTGCCGTTCTGGCTGTTTTACGGCATCTCGATCCTGATGATGCCGCTGTTCGGCTTTGTCGGCTCCAACTTCAATTCCATCGCCATGGAACCGCTCGGCGCCATCGCCGGCACCGCGTCCTCGACACTGGGTTTTGCCCAGACCGTTCTGGGCGGCATCGTCGGCGCGCTGATCGGCCAGGCCTATGACGGCACGGTGTTCCCGCTCGCCGCAGGCTATGCCGCGGTCTCGGCCCTGTCGCTGCTGATGGTTCTGATTGCCGAAAAAGGCCGCCTGTTCGGCGTCGGCATGCCGGACTGA
- a CDS encoding inositol monophosphatase family protein, translating to MTTLDPADMDWLAALLMDAGVEEIMPRFRNLGDGDVQQKTSAADLVTEADVNAERMITKALLERFPESIVIGEEAVADNPGLLDGWSRTDRLAFVIDPIDGTFNFASGVAAFGVMLSVVKDGETIAGIIHDPVGQDWIMAEKGGGAILRRLDGRESALRVAEPAGAVNRMIGSASWQLMPEPERSMVARNQGQCLGSVAYRCAAQEYRLVCSGHIHFVLYHKLMPWDHLAGTLLTEEAGGHVRRLDGSRYLPEHLGGGVLAATDPDSWNMVREALWRA from the coding sequence ATGACCACACTTGACCCGGCGGATATGGACTGGCTGGCGGCGCTGCTGATGGATGCAGGTGTCGAGGAAATCATGCCGCGGTTCCGCAATCTGGGGGATGGCGATGTGCAGCAGAAGACATCCGCCGCCGACCTGGTGACCGAAGCGGATGTGAATGCCGAACGGATGATCACGAAAGCCCTGCTGGAGCGTTTTCCCGAGTCGATCGTCATCGGCGAGGAAGCCGTGGCCGACAATCCGGGATTGCTCGACGGCTGGAGCAGGACAGACCGGCTGGCCTTCGTCATCGACCCGATCGACGGCACCTTCAATTTTGCCTCAGGTGTGGCCGCCTTCGGGGTGATGCTATCGGTGGTCAAGGACGGCGAGACCATTGCCGGGATCATTCATGATCCGGTCGGCCAAGACTGGATCATGGCGGAAAAGGGCGGCGGCGCGATCCTGCGACGGCTCGACGGACGCGAGAGCGCGCTCAGGGTGGCCGAGCCGGCCGGCGCGGTCAACCGGATGATCGGCTCTGCCTCGTGGCAGTTGATGCCGGAACCGGAACGCAGCATGGTGGCGCGCAATCAGGGCCAGTGCCTGGGCAGCGTGGCCTATCGCTGTGCGGCGCAGGAGTACCGGCTGGTTTGCAGCGGACATATCCATTTCGTGCTCTATCACAAGCTGATGCCCTGGGACCATCTTGCCGGGACGCTGCTCACCGAGGAGGCCGGCGGCCATGTCCGCCGCCTCGACGGCAGCCGCTATCTCCCCGAGCATCTTGGCGGCGGCGTACTGGCGGCCACCGATCCCGACAGCTGGAACATGGTGCGCGAGGCGCTGTGGCGCGCCTGA
- the ttcA gene encoding tRNA 2-thiocytidine(32) synthetase TtcA — MPDLVAGSGPSLYTEAPSSVSFNKLRKRLIRNVRQAIEDFAMVAADSAGSPRPRWLVALSGGKDSYGLLALLMDLQWRGMLPVDLIACNLDQGQPNFPKHILPDYLTAHKVPHRIEYRDTYSVVTSKVPEGATYCALCSRLRRGNLYRIAREEGCEALVLGHHRDDILETFFLNFFHGGRLAAMPPKLLNDDGDVMLLRPMAYCAEEDLTRFAEALKFPIIPCDLCGSQDGLQRNAMKDMIGDIERRMPGRKDSMIRALANTRPSHLLDRSLFDFASLAAVPGKAET; from the coding sequence ATGCCTGACCTGGTGGCAGGGTCCGGACCGTCGCTTTATACCGAGGCGCCCTCGAGCGTGTCGTTCAACAAGCTGCGCAAGCGGCTGATCCGCAATGTGCGCCAGGCGATCGAGGATTTTGCCATGGTCGCGGCGGACAGCGCGGGTTCGCCGCGTCCGCGCTGGCTGGTGGCGCTGTCGGGCGGCAAGGATTCCTACGGTCTGCTGGCATTGCTGATGGATCTGCAATGGCGCGGCATGCTGCCGGTCGACCTGATTGCCTGCAATCTCGACCAGGGCCAGCCGAATTTTCCCAAGCACATCCTGCCGGATTATCTCACGGCGCATAAGGTGCCGCACCGGATCGAATATCGCGACACCTATTCGGTGGTGACGTCAAAAGTGCCCGAGGGTGCTACCTATTGCGCGCTGTGTTCTCGGCTCAGGCGCGGCAATCTCTACCGCATCGCGCGGGAAGAGGGCTGCGAGGCGCTGGTGCTGGGCCATCACCGCGACGACATTCTGGAGACCTTCTTTCTCAATTTCTTTCACGGCGGGCGGCTGGCGGCGATGCCGCCGAAACTGCTCAATGATGATGGCGACGTGATGCTGCTCAGGCCGATGGCCTATTGCGCCGAAGAGGATCTCACGCGCTTTGCCGAAGCGCTGAAATTCCCGATCATCCCGTGCGATCTCTGCGGCTCGCAGGACGGGCTGCAGCGCAACGCCATGAAGGACATGATCGGCGATATCGAACGCCGCATGCCCGGGCGCAAGGATTCGATGATCCGGGCGCTGGCCAATACACGGCCTTCGCATCTTCTCGACCGGTCGCTGTTTGATTTCGCTTCACTTGCGGCAGTTCCGGGAAAGGCAGAGACATGA